One stretch of Gemmatimonadales bacterium DNA includes these proteins:
- a CDS encoding ferritin-like domain-containing protein has translation MMGPLHEMFLDELREMYDAEEQLTKALPKMVKTATHPELRDAFESHLEETKGHYERLERALEMLGEKAKGDTCEAMKGLVKEGGAIIDEKGDMPDAVVDAGLIAAGQKVEHYEIASYGTLITWARMMGHDEVAQLLEQTLSEEKAADEKLNALAEHGINQQAMASAA, from the coding sequence ATGATGGGACCGCTGCACGAGATGTTTCTCGACGAGTTGCGCGAGATGTACGACGCCGAGGAACAGCTGACCAAGGCACTGCCAAAGATGGTGAAGACGGCGACACACCCGGAGCTCCGGGACGCATTCGAAAGCCATCTCGAAGAGACGAAGGGGCACTACGAACGGCTGGAACGCGCGCTGGAAATGCTCGGCGAAAAGGCGAAGGGCGACACCTGCGAAGCGATGAAGGGATTGGTCAAGGAGGGTGGCGCCATCATCGATGAAAAGGGTGACATGCCCGACGCCGTCGTTGATGCCGGCCTGATCGCAGCCGGCCAGAAGGTCGAGCACTACGAGATCGCGTCCTACGGGACGCTGATCACCTGGGCACGGATGATGGGGCACGACGAAGTCGCCCAGCTCCTCGAACAGACCCTCTCCGAAGAGAAGGCCGCCGACGAAAAGCTCAACGCGCTGGCGGAGCACGGGATCAATCAGCAGGCGATGGCGAGCGCCGCCTGA
- a CDS encoding FtsQ-type POTRA domain-containing protein, producing the protein MTVTAMRRWAAAGIVAIVVVAIAVFAPRAIRRLRFFQVRSVEVVGARYLDPVDVARRLGVRHTTSMFDPLAPMERAATAIPGVIRARVTRRFPGTLRVTVDESSPVALVTQGDHLALMDARGRVLPFDPVRLPASLPIADRDSLTAALLDRLRRADPDGYDAAESARRDHGDVVVQQGARTVRYRPGADDDMLRAVIGVRSYLTQHGLAWREIDARYQSRIFVRTGAT; encoded by the coding sequence GTGACGGTGACCGCGATGCGCCGCTGGGCGGCGGCAGGGATCGTCGCCATAGTGGTCGTTGCTATAGCGGTCTTCGCGCCACGCGCGATCAGGCGGCTGCGCTTCTTCCAGGTCCGCTCGGTGGAAGTGGTCGGGGCGCGATACCTCGATCCGGTGGACGTCGCGCGGCGCCTCGGCGTGCGCCACACCACCAGCATGTTCGACCCGCTCGCGCCAATGGAACGTGCCGCCACCGCGATTCCCGGTGTCATTCGTGCCCGGGTGACGCGGCGCTTTCCCGGGACGCTGCGGGTCACGGTCGACGAGTCAAGTCCGGTGGCGCTGGTGACGCAGGGCGACCATCTCGCGCTGATGGATGCGCGCGGTCGGGTGCTCCCGTTCGATCCGGTGCGGTTGCCGGCGTCGCTGCCGATCGCCGATCGCGATTCGCTCACCGCCGCACTCCTCGACCGGTTGCGCCGCGCCGATCCTGATGGATATGACGCCGCGGAATCTGCCCGCCGCGATCACGGCGACGTGGTGGTCCAGCAGGGTGCCCGCACCGTGCGCTATCGCCCCGGCGCCGATGATGACATGCTTCGCGCAGTGATCGGCGTTCGCAGTTACCTGACGCAGCACGGGCTTGCGTGGCGAGAAATCGACGCGCGGTACCAGTCGCGGATCTTCGTACGGACGGGGGCCACGTGA
- a CDS encoding RES family NAD+ phosphorylase: protein MLCHRICRRRHRALDGEGARLYGGRWNSPGLPALYTSSTIALAALEYLVHLDSDEAPHDLIATRIDVPDDLPVTTIEPKSLPARWYRYPGPAACRAMGDAWLREGKTAVLCVPSAPVPEEWNYLINPRHPDFPRIRRAGARAFAFDQRLIR, encoded by the coding sequence ATGCTCTGCCATCGGATCTGCCGGCGCCGGCATCGGGCCCTCGACGGCGAAGGGGCCCGCCTCTACGGCGGTCGATGGAATTCACCCGGTCTGCCGGCGCTCTACACCTCGTCGACGATCGCCCTTGCCGCCCTCGAATACCTCGTCCACCTCGACAGTGACGAGGCGCCGCACGACCTCATCGCCACTCGCATCGACGTCCCCGACGACCTCCCGGTCACGACCATCGAGCCGAAATCCCTTCCGGCACGCTGGTACCGCTACCCGGGCCCGGCGGCGTGCCGTGCGATGGGCGATGCGTGGCTTCGCGAGGGAAAGACCGCGGTCCTCTGCGTGCCGTCCGCGCCGGTACCCGAGGAGTGGAACTACCTCATCAATCCGCGCCACCCTGATTTCCCCAGAATTCGCCGCGCCGGTGCCCGCGCCTTCGCCTTCGATCAACGACTGATCCGCTGA
- the recG gene encoding ATP-dependent DNA helicase RecG has product MPPLRLDTPVQFLKGIGEKRAHAFERLGVATVQDLLFHLPHRYIDASTVTPLARVRVGDDVACVGTVVSTGVLPTRKGLRIFHAVLRDASGTLECAWPGQAFLDRVVVPGQLVLVAGPVRFYHGRQMAPRELVMLGDADDVESEGRVIPVYPATEGLSHKQIRAVITQHLDAMAALAADLLPDALRQRFALPSVRDALFAVHRPTTVAAAELGRRRLAVDELLDLQLMLARARAVARHGQRGTQFEIRRTLTTPLREHLPWELTTDQKQAIREIFDDMTKHERMHRLLMGDVGTGKTVVALFAMLLALENGYQAALMAPTELLAEQHYGSISRLVAPLGVVPELLLGRLGAADKRAARSRLADGETRIAIGTHALVQDQVAFQRLGLVVIDEQHRFGVEQRAALMHKGDAPDVLLLTATPIPRSLALTRFGDLDASVLKAKPPGRGRIRTSLRTPAHRNRVFEFVRAAVRDGGQAYIVLPVIEESERADLRAAETMAALLTSQWPDVVVGLVHGRLKPPERDAVMRRFRDGEVMVLVATTVIEVGIDVPNASVMVIEHPERFGLAQLHQLRGRVGRGERESHCILLTASTQVPERLRAFAQTDDGFRIAELDLEERRHGDLLGAQQSGAIDFRIARFPDDNDLLAEARALARAVLEDDPLLAKRENRALRERALARYPRAEILFRVG; this is encoded by the coding sequence GTGCCCCCACTCCGTCTCGACACGCCGGTGCAATTCCTCAAGGGGATCGGGGAGAAGCGCGCGCACGCGTTCGAACGGCTCGGCGTGGCCACGGTGCAGGACCTCCTCTTCCACCTGCCGCACCGCTACATCGACGCATCGACGGTGACGCCGCTCGCCCGCGTCCGCGTCGGCGATGACGTCGCGTGCGTCGGGACCGTGGTCAGTACGGGCGTGCTTCCGACGCGCAAAGGGCTGCGGATCTTCCACGCCGTGCTGCGCGACGCCAGCGGCACACTGGAGTGTGCCTGGCCGGGGCAGGCGTTCCTCGACCGGGTGGTCGTGCCGGGGCAGCTCGTCCTGGTCGCCGGGCCGGTGCGATTCTACCATGGCAGGCAGATGGCGCCACGCGAACTTGTCATGCTGGGCGACGCGGATGACGTCGAGTCCGAAGGGCGGGTGATTCCGGTCTACCCCGCGACCGAGGGGCTGTCGCACAAGCAGATTCGTGCCGTCATCACGCAGCATCTTGACGCGATGGCGGCGCTGGCGGCTGATCTCCTGCCTGACGCGTTGCGCCAGCGGTTTGCGCTGCCGTCGGTCCGCGATGCGCTCTTCGCGGTGCATCGTCCCACCACCGTGGCTGCCGCGGAACTCGGCCGCCGCCGCCTCGCCGTCGATGAGCTCCTCGATCTGCAGCTGATGCTGGCGCGGGCGCGCGCCGTCGCACGGCACGGCCAGCGGGGCACACAATTCGAAATCCGCCGCACGCTGACGACGCCGCTGCGCGAACATCTTCCGTGGGAGTTGACGACCGACCAGAAGCAGGCGATCCGCGAGATCTTCGACGACATGACGAAGCACGAGCGGATGCACCGGTTGCTGATGGGCGATGTGGGGACCGGCAAGACGGTCGTGGCGCTGTTCGCGATGCTCCTGGCACTCGAGAACGGCTATCAGGCGGCGTTGATGGCGCCAACGGAGCTCCTTGCCGAGCAGCATTACGGCTCGATTTCGCGGCTCGTGGCGCCGCTCGGCGTCGTGCCCGAGCTGTTGCTGGGAAGGCTTGGCGCGGCGGACAAGCGGGCGGCGCGGTCGCGTCTGGCCGATGGCGAGACGCGGATCGCGATCGGCACCCACGCGCTGGTGCAGGATCAGGTGGCGTTTCAGCGACTCGGCCTGGTGGTCATCGACGAACAACACCGCTTCGGCGTCGAGCAGCGGGCCGCGCTGATGCACAAGGGCGATGCACCCGACGTGCTGCTGCTGACCGCGACTCCGATTCCGCGCTCGCTCGCGCTGACGCGATTCGGCGATCTCGATGCCTCGGTGCTGAAGGCGAAGCCGCCGGGACGCGGCCGGATTCGCACCTCGCTGCGCACGCCGGCGCACCGCAACCGGGTTTTCGAGTTCGTGCGCGCGGCGGTCCGCGACGGGGGACAGGCGTACATCGTCCTTCCGGTGATCGAAGAGTCCGAGCGCGCCGACTTGCGGGCTGCCGAGACGATGGCGGCGCTGCTCACCTCGCAATGGCCCGACGTGGTCGTAGGGCTGGTGCACGGCCGGCTGAAACCACCGGAGCGCGATGCCGTGATGCGGCGCTTTCGCGACGGCGAGGTCATGGTGCTGGTGGCGACGACGGTCATCGAGGTCGGAATCGACGTGCCGAACGCCAGTGTCATGGTGATCGAACATCCGGAGCGATTCGGGCTGGCGCAGTTGCACCAGCTGCGCGGGCGGGTGGGACGCGGCGAGCGCGAATCGCACTGCATCCTGCTCACCGCATCGACGCAGGTACCGGAACGGTTGCGGGCATTCGCACAGACGGATGACGGCTTCCGGATCGCCGAGCTCGATCTCGAGGAGCGGCGTCACGGCGACCTGCTCGGCGCGCAGCAGTCGGGGGCCATCGACTTCCGCATTGCGCGCTTTCCCGACGACAACGATCTCCTCGCGGAAGCACGCGCGCTGGCGCGAGCGGTGCTCGAGGACGACCCGCTACTGGCGAAACGGGAGAACCGTGCGCTGCGGGAACGGGCACTGGCGCGCTATCCCCGGGCCGAGATCCTCTTCCGGGTCGGCTGA
- the murC gene encoding UDP-N-acetylmuramate--L-alanine ligase: MAGLFDPDDSRPIHFLGISGAGMSALALAARRRGVAVTGCDPDITAFADLAAAGATVWQGSDAAHLSGARAVIATAAAPDDHPEITAARAAGIPVVRRKDALADLVNGTTLVAIAGTHGKTTTTVMTTEVLRAAGLHPSGLAGGRVTAWHGNAWLDGDRVFVVEADEYDQAFLTLHPTIAVVNNVEADHLECYGSVDALEAAFVDFAARARRAIIGTADAGSDRVAHAVRTPTWRFGTAATDFTITAQDLAPTGSTAEITLPGGRTVTLRLQVPGMHNLRNATAALAVAVALDSDIAAVLDALAGFTGVGRRFDRLGDAHGVTFVDDYAHHPTELRATLAAARQAFPDRRLVAVFQPHLFSRTREHGATMGQALAAADVVVVADVYAAREQPEPGITGKLVADAAVAAGGFVLYEPRRTELAAEVTAVLRDGDVLLTLGAGDITHVGAEVRQLLEAR, translated from the coding sequence GTGGCCGGCCTGTTCGATCCCGACGATTCACGTCCGATTCACTTCCTCGGCATCAGCGGTGCGGGGATGAGCGCGCTGGCGCTCGCCGCTCGTCGTCGCGGCGTCGCCGTCACAGGCTGCGATCCCGATATTACGGCTTTTGCCGATCTTGCGGCTGCCGGTGCGACAGTCTGGCAAGGATCCGACGCCGCCCATCTGTCGGGGGCGCGTGCCGTGATCGCCACCGCGGCTGCGCCCGACGATCACCCGGAGATTACCGCTGCGCGGGCGGCCGGGATTCCGGTGGTCCGCCGCAAGGACGCGCTCGCCGATCTCGTCAACGGAACGACGCTCGTCGCGATCGCCGGCACGCACGGCAAGACGACGACGACGGTCATGACCACCGAAGTGCTTCGCGCAGCCGGATTGCACCCGTCGGGGCTGGCCGGCGGCCGCGTCACCGCGTGGCACGGCAACGCGTGGCTCGATGGCGACCGCGTGTTCGTCGTCGAGGCCGACGAATACGACCAGGCGTTTCTCACCCTGCACCCGACGATCGCCGTGGTCAACAATGTCGAAGCCGACCACCTCGAATGCTACGGCTCGGTCGACGCGCTCGAAGCGGCGTTCGTCGACTTCGCGGCGCGCGCGCGACGGGCGATCATCGGCACCGCCGACGCCGGCAGCGACCGGGTCGCGCATGCCGTGCGGACCCCGACCTGGCGCTTCGGCACTGCGGCGACTGATTTCACGATCACCGCCCAGGACCTCGCGCCCACCGGTTCGACCGCCGAAATCACCCTTCCGGGCGGGCGCACCGTCACGCTGCGGCTGCAGGTGCCGGGCATGCACAACCTCCGCAACGCGACAGCCGCGCTCGCCGTCGCCGTGGCACTCGACAGCGACATTGCCGCAGTTCTCGACGCGCTGGCGGGATTCACCGGTGTCGGCCGCCGCTTCGACCGCCTCGGCGACGCGCACGGCGTAACCTTCGTCGATGACTACGCCCACCACCCGACCGAGCTTCGCGCGACTCTCGCCGCCGCGCGGCAGGCATTCCCGGATCGGCGCCTGGTCGCGGTCTTCCAGCCGCACCTCTTCTCGCGCACGCGCGAACACGGCGCCACCATGGGACAGGCGCTGGCGGCGGCTGACGTCGTGGTCGTGGCCGACGTGTATGCCGCGCGCGAACAGCCCGAGCCCGGGATCACCGGCAAGCTGGTGGCCGACGCGGCGGTCGCGGCGGGCGGCTTCGTGCTCTACGAACCACGACGCACTGAACTCGCGGCAGAGGTGACGGCGGTCCTCCGCGACGGCGACGTACTGCTGACCCTCGGCGCCGGCGACATCACGCATGTCGGCGCCGAAGTGCGTCAGTTGCTGGAGGCACGGTGA
- the ftsZ gene encoding cell division protein FtsZ produces the protein MSDMTFELEEQPGQNARMKVVGVGGGGGNAVNRMIEEYLAGVQFISVNTDAQALAGSRSDVKVQIGKKLTRGLGAGARPEIGRQAIEENRDEVLEHLQGADLVFVTCGMGGGTGTGAAPIIAQIAKDIGALTVGIVTKPFLFEGRKRMKQAEMGITELRRNVDTMIVVPNERLLAVVGKGIPFQDALKKADEVLLNATRGIASLITSTGIINVDFADVRTVMQNGGAALMGTGIGRGENRALEAAQQAISSPLLDNVSIQGASGVLINIIGGHDLTLGEATQISEIIHDAVGDEAQIIFGAGSDSRMEGEVRVTVIATGFDRAVTGEPVVERAANPQVLPFTPRRAAAPATPPAMQAAPAAPPTRPVPQQPFVRPAPAPGRPASPDVSDMEIPTFIRRQMD, from the coding sequence ATGTCAGACATGACGTTCGAGCTGGAAGAACAACCCGGGCAGAATGCCCGGATGAAAGTGGTTGGCGTTGGCGGCGGCGGCGGCAATGCCGTCAACCGGATGATCGAGGAATACCTCGCCGGGGTCCAATTCATCTCGGTCAATACCGATGCCCAGGCGCTGGCCGGCTCGCGATCGGACGTGAAGGTCCAGATCGGGAAGAAGCTGACCCGTGGTCTCGGCGCCGGTGCCCGCCCCGAAATCGGGCGCCAGGCGATCGAGGAGAATCGGGACGAGGTGCTCGAGCATCTCCAGGGAGCCGATCTTGTCTTCGTCACCTGCGGCATGGGTGGCGGTACCGGCACCGGGGCGGCGCCGATCATCGCGCAGATCGCCAAGGACATCGGCGCGCTGACGGTCGGGATCGTGACCAAGCCGTTCCTCTTTGAAGGCCGCAAGCGGATGAAGCAGGCCGAAATGGGGATCACCGAGCTCCGCCGCAACGTTGACACCATGATCGTCGTACCGAATGAGCGTTTGCTGGCCGTGGTCGGGAAGGGGATTCCATTCCAGGATGCGCTCAAGAAGGCCGACGAGGTGCTGCTCAACGCCACGCGAGGCATCGCGTCGCTGATCACCAGCACCGGGATCATCAACGTCGACTTTGCCGACGTCCGGACGGTGATGCAGAATGGTGGGGCAGCGCTGATGGGGACAGGAATCGGCCGCGGGGAGAACCGGGCGCTGGAGGCGGCACAGCAGGCGATCTCGTCGCCGCTGCTCGACAATGTTTCGATCCAGGGCGCCAGCGGCGTCCTGATCAACATCATCGGCGGACACGACCTGACCCTCGGCGAAGCGACGCAGATCAGCGAGATTATTCATGACGCCGTCGGCGACGAGGCACAGATCATCTTTGGTGCGGGGAGCGATTCGCGAATGGAAGGGGAAGTCCGCGTGACGGTGATCGCGACGGGGTTCGACCGGGCCGTCACCGGCGAGCCGGTGGTCGAGCGTGCGGCGAACCCGCAGGTGCTGCCGTTCACGCCGCGGCGCGCTGCCGCACCTGCAACGCCGCCGGCGATGCAGGCCGCCCCTGCCGCTCCGCCAACGCGACCGGTACCGCAGCAGCCGTTCGTTCGCCCGGCACCCGCGCCCGGTCGTCCGGCGTCACCCGATGTCTCCGATATGGAAATTCCCACCTTCATCCGGCGGCAGATGGACTGA
- a CDS encoding DUF3175 domain-containing protein — protein MARATTSKARWSQQVHETSDALDLDKGVFALTDPRAIARSLKRSADRSSRRKSGSYQSAMSMLTYYINRAGTQLAARQRRRLERAKDELRDLYHRPVREAKPRH, from the coding sequence ATGGCGAGAGCGACGACGAGCAAGGCGCGGTGGTCGCAGCAGGTCCACGAGACGAGCGACGCGCTCGATCTTGATAAGGGAGTCTTTGCGCTCACGGATCCGCGGGCTATTGCCCGGTCACTGAAGCGTTCCGCCGACCGGAGCTCGCGCCGCAAGTCCGGCTCCTATCAGTCGGCGATGTCGATGCTCACCTACTACATCAATCGCGCAGGGACGCAGCTCGCGGCGCGGCAACGACGCCGCCTCGAGCGGGCCAAGGACGAACTCCGGGACCTCTACCACCGCCCGGTGCGCGAGGCGAAGCCACGGCATTGA
- the ftsA gene encoding cell division protein FtsA — MSVPVQRLVAAVDLGSSKITGLIGEVTGDGRSWGLRVLGVAIEESVGMRRGAIRDFDETVRAVTRAMKGAEQIAGLEVGTVYCGVSGVHAAQRVSHGVASIPGSEIRTVDLARVNDVACAISFGQDQELLHAIPHDYRVDGAPGYADPIGMSGERVEAEVYLVTVRSSAIAHQRKAIEKAGWHVGEFVLEPLAGSLAVLTSAEREAGVVLVELGAGSTSVAIFQGGKLRHTAALRFAGGHVTSDLVHGLQITQAEAARIKETFGSAYEAMVPEVEMIELPGTGGLQARRAPRKLVAHIMGMRFQEVLELAADEVGRAGWGMAGLPAGVVLTGGGASTPGIVELTRDVFAAPVRVGFPADGLRGLVDRVAAPGLAVPVGLALWGARQVATGSGFGAGGRASPAVDRVLGPVKRWLQDFF; from the coding sequence GTGAGCGTTCCGGTGCAGCGACTCGTCGCCGCCGTCGATCTCGGCAGCAGCAAGATCACCGGCCTCATTGGCGAAGTGACCGGCGACGGACGATCGTGGGGGCTGCGCGTGCTGGGCGTGGCGATCGAGGAGTCGGTTGGCATGCGCCGCGGCGCGATCCGCGATTTTGATGAAACGGTGCGCGCCGTGACCCGCGCGATGAAGGGCGCCGAGCAGATCGCCGGTCTCGAAGTCGGCACGGTGTATTGCGGCGTCTCCGGTGTGCACGCGGCACAGCGCGTCTCGCATGGCGTCGCGAGTATTCCGGGCAGCGAGATTCGCACCGTCGATCTCGCCCGGGTCAACGACGTGGCGTGCGCGATTTCGTTCGGACAGGACCAGGAACTGCTCCACGCCATTCCGCATGACTACCGCGTCGACGGCGCGCCGGGGTACGCCGACCCGATCGGCATGTCGGGCGAGCGGGTCGAGGCCGAGGTGTATCTCGTCACCGTCCGCTCCAGTGCCATCGCACACCAGCGCAAGGCGATCGAGAAGGCCGGATGGCACGTCGGAGAGTTTGTCCTCGAACCGCTGGCCGGGTCGCTGGCAGTGCTGACGTCGGCGGAGCGAGAGGCCGGCGTGGTCCTGGTCGAGCTTGGCGCGGGGAGTACCTCTGTCGCCATCTTTCAGGGAGGGAAGCTCCGGCACACGGCGGCGCTGCGATTCGCCGGCGGCCATGTCACCAGTGACCTGGTTCATGGGCTTCAGATTACCCAGGCAGAAGCGGCGAGGATCAAGGAGACCTTCGGGAGCGCCTACGAGGCGATGGTCCCGGAGGTCGAGATGATCGAACTGCCGGGAACCGGCGGGCTGCAGGCTCGCCGGGCACCGCGCAAGCTCGTGGCCCACATCATGGGAATGCGCTTTCAGGAGGTGCTCGAACTCGCCGCCGATGAAGTCGGCCGGGCCGGATGGGGGATGGCGGGGCTCCCTGCCGGCGTCGTCCTGACTGGTGGTGGTGCGTCGACGCCGGGGATCGTCGAGTTGACGCGGGATGTTTTCGCGGCGCCGGTTCGAGTAGGATTTCCGGCCGATGGTTTGCGGGGGTTGGTTGACCGGGTGGCAGCACCGGGACTCGCGGTTCCGGTGGGGCTTGCCCTCTGGGGCGCTCGCCAGGTGGCGACCGGCTCCGGTTTTGGCGCTGGCGGCCGCGCGTCGCCGGCGGTTGATCGTGTACTGGGACCGGTAAAGCGCTGGCTGCAGGACTTTTTCTGA
- the ftsY gene encoding signal recognition particle-docking protein FtsY — translation MDRLGGKKLSLWSRLKRLALTDVRALARGLNAADLEQIERLLIEADFGVPATLDLVEALEGGVRRGTLKTEDDLRAALMDRLTTMLGGPADPGALAQPAEGPAIVLVIGVNGVGKTTSVAKLAHRLTTQGRRVLLGAADTWRAGAVAQLEIWAERLKVPCVSGRAGGDPAAVAFDATEAGVARGMDVVLIDTAGRLHTQDGLMAELGKVVRVVGRKIAGAPHEVLLVLDGSVGQNAVQQGRLFAEVVTPTGLIVTKLDGTARGGAVVALRRELNIPVRYIGTGESVDDFEPFDARRMATILLGEDE, via the coding sequence GTGGATCGTCTTGGCGGGAAAAAGCTGTCGCTCTGGTCGCGCCTCAAGCGACTCGCGCTGACCGACGTCCGCGCGCTGGCTCGCGGGCTCAACGCGGCCGACCTCGAACAGATCGAACGACTGCTCATCGAAGCGGACTTCGGCGTCCCCGCGACGCTCGATCTGGTCGAGGCGCTCGAAGGCGGCGTTCGTCGCGGCACGCTCAAGACTGAAGATGATCTCCGCGCCGCCCTGATGGATCGGCTCACCACGATGCTCGGCGGTCCGGCGGATCCGGGTGCGCTGGCGCAACCGGCGGAAGGGCCGGCGATCGTTCTGGTGATCGGCGTCAACGGCGTCGGCAAGACGACGTCGGTGGCGAAGCTCGCGCATCGCCTCACGACGCAAGGACGCCGCGTCCTTCTCGGCGCCGCCGACACCTGGCGCGCCGGCGCGGTTGCGCAGCTCGAGATCTGGGCCGAGCGACTCAAGGTTCCGTGTGTCTCGGGGCGGGCCGGCGGCGATCCCGCGGCGGTGGCATTTGACGCGACCGAAGCCGGCGTTGCGCGCGGAATGGACGTGGTGCTCATCGACACCGCCGGACGATTGCACACGCAGGACGGCCTGATGGCCGAACTCGGCAAGGTGGTGCGCGTCGTTGGCCGGAAGATCGCCGGCGCACCGCACGAAGTTCTGCTGGTCCTCGACGGGTCGGTGGGACAGAACGCCGTGCAGCAGGGAAGACTCTTTGCCGAAGTTGTCACACCAACCGGATTGATCGTGACGAAGCTCGACGGCACCGCACGCGGTGGCGCCGTGGTGGCGTTGCGCCGTGAACTGAACATTCCCGTGCGGTACATCGGGACCGGCGAGTCGGTCGACGACTTCGAGCCGTTCGATGCGCGACGGATGGCGACGATCCTCCTCGGCGAAGACGAATGA
- a CDS encoding M23 family metallopeptidase → MIRRATFFLFGLAVLVLTATFGIRGNWPWARLSDVPTARPVLVTTSFREISDTLQRGESVTTLLRRQGITGLDLRALGALLRFDPRKIQAGLVFSVRRDAATDSPTHFEFRPSADQRLRFVRTAAGWTGEAIPIHWATDTIVVNGEIRTNLYDALDRSVSDLTLDKNERTRLVYQLADVNAYTVDFSRDLQPGDPFASVVERQISEDGEVRFGRVLASRFTVGGKVYQAFSYPSPEGHDAYYDADGAALKRAFLMSPVDFRYISSGFSLSRFHPILGLFRKHEGIDFAAAQGSPVRAAGDGVVRVAGWSGGYGKMIEIEHRDGIVTRYGHLSKIGLGIHQGIRVSQGEEIGLVGMTGLATGPHLHYEFRVNGVARDPRSIHSEPGAPLPRSELAEFERHRTLLLELLGGPPAAVTPVTE, encoded by the coding sequence ATGATTCGCCGCGCGACGTTCTTTCTTTTCGGCTTGGCGGTCCTGGTCCTGACCGCGACGTTCGGGATCCGCGGCAACTGGCCGTGGGCGCGGCTCTCCGACGTGCCAACGGCGCGCCCGGTGCTGGTGACCACCTCGTTCCGCGAAATCAGCGACACACTGCAGCGCGGCGAAAGCGTGACGACACTTCTCCGCCGCCAGGGGATTACCGGACTCGATCTGCGCGCCCTCGGCGCGCTCCTCCGATTCGATCCACGAAAGATCCAGGCGGGACTCGTCTTCTCGGTTCGACGTGATGCCGCGACCGATTCGCCGACCCACTTCGAGTTCCGGCCGAGCGCCGATCAGCGGCTGCGCTTCGTGCGGACCGCGGCCGGCTGGACCGGCGAAGCGATTCCGATTCACTGGGCAACCGACACGATCGTGGTCAACGGAGAGATTCGCACCAATCTGTACGACGCGCTCGATCGCAGCGTCTCCGACCTCACGCTCGACAAGAACGAGCGCACGCGTCTGGTCTATCAGCTCGCCGACGTCAACGCATACACCGTCGATTTCTCCCGCGACCTGCAACCAGGCGATCCGTTCGCTTCGGTGGTCGAGCGCCAGATCTCCGAGGACGGCGAAGTCCGGTTCGGGCGAGTGCTGGCGAGCCGGTTCACGGTTGGCGGCAAGGTCTATCAGGCGTTCTCGTATCCGAGTCCTGAGGGTCACGACGCGTACTACGACGCCGACGGCGCCGCGCTGAAGCGCGCGTTCCTGATGTCGCCGGTCGATTTCCGCTACATCTCCAGCGGCTTCTCGCTGTCACGGTTCCATCCGATTCTTGGTCTCTTTCGCAAGCACGAGGGAATCGACTTCGCAGCCGCGCAGGGCTCACCGGTTCGCGCCGCCGGCGACGGCGTGGTCCGGGTGGCAGGATGGTCGGGCGGCTACGGCAAGATGATCGAGATCGAACATCGCGACGGGATCGTCACCCGCTACGGGCACCTGAGCAAGATCGGCCTCGGCATTCACCAGGGAATTCGCGTCTCACAGGGCGAGGAGATCGGGCTGGTCGGGATGACCGGTCTCGCCACCGGCCCGCATCTGCACTATGAATTTCGCGTCAACGGCGTGGCGCGTGACCCGCGATCGATCCATTCCGAGCCGGGTGCGCCACTTCCCCGCTCGGAACTCGCCGAATTCGAGCGCCATCGCACGCTTCTGTTGGAACTCCTGGGTGGTCCGCCCGCCGCAGTAACGCCAGTTACCGAATAA
- a CDS encoding antitoxin Xre/MbcA/ParS toxin-binding domain-containing protein, giving the protein MASTVASFLGGRRVLRESVTSDLQLAALVRAGLPAGSLDHVLDELSPSVAPQADIYRVVGNARTLQRKRTAKTRLSPDESDRLARLARIVLRTEAALGSTPAAHHWLARPNRALAGKTPLSLLDSDAGSLAVEQVLGRIEHGVYS; this is encoded by the coding sequence ATGGCGTCAACAGTAGCTTCGTTCCTCGGCGGGCGGCGGGTGCTTCGCGAATCGGTCACTTCCGACCTCCAGCTCGCCGCCCTGGTCCGCGCCGGACTCCCCGCCGGATCGCTCGACCACGTCCTCGACGAGCTCTCCCCCTCCGTCGCACCGCAGGCCGACATCTACCGCGTGGTCGGCAACGCCCGGACGCTGCAGCGGAAGCGGACGGCGAAGACCAGGCTCTCCCCCGACGAATCCGATCGTCTCGCGCGGCTGGCCCGCATCGTCCTCCGCACCGAAGCGGCACTGGGGAGCACCCCGGCGGCGCACCACTGGCTCGCCCGGCCCAATCGCGCCCTCGCGGGCAAGACCCCGCTGTCGCTGCTCGACAGCGACGCCGGCTCGCTGGCGGTCGAGCAGGTCCTCGGCCGGATCGAACACGGCGTCTACAGCTGA